The window TTAAAagtgtgaaaatgattttttttccattattacTCTCTTTCATCAACTGTTGGGTCCGAAATTGTATTTGAAATTTACCATGAAGTTTTCAGCCTTGACTCCAGTagagcctaaattttttttacttgcaaatgcactttacattcacaagtATGCACACTTTTCTAACTAAACTTTTTATTGCTCTTCTTCAGATCTATGTgtatccatggttacagactacaaacaaaaccCTATGTGTAGTCTGACCCAGATGTTGCTCCCTTCCATCAATTCAACCCCCCTTTgtctttacattaaaggggtactccagtggaaaacttttttttttatcaactggtgccagaaagttaaacagatttgtaactgacttctattaaaaaatcttaatccttccagtacttattagctgctgaatactacagaggaagttattttctttttggaacacagagctctctgctgacatcacgagcacagtgctctctgctgacatctctgtccattttaagaactgtccagagtagaagaaaatccccatagcaaacatatgctgctctggacaattccgaaaatggacagagatgtcagcagagagcactgagctctgtgttccaaaaagaaaagaatttcctctgtagtattcagcagctaataagtactggaaggattaagatttttaaatagaagtaagttacaaatctgtttaactttctggcaccagttgatttaaaaacatctttttttccaccagcgtacccctttaaagtagagtttgccaaccagtgtgcctccagtcactgcaaaaccacaactcccaacatgcccggacagcctttggctgtccgagcaagttgggagttgtagttttgcaacagctgggggcacactgggtaGGAAACACTATGTTAAAGgctttatccaggattagaaaaacccagctgattttttccaaaacagcaccactcttgtcctcaggttgtgtttggtattgcagctcacttccattaaagtgaattcaGTCAAGTAATACCACAAAAATGAACTCTTTATTTCTTTTCGTGAACATCCCCTTTAAGTAGAAAAAGGGAACAAAGGGTGTAGAGTAATACATACAGGATAAGGCTGGGCTAGTTTGTAGCTAGTCATGTACATTGGACCCATGTTGGAGGCTACAAGTTGGGCCTAATTCTTTGTTTTCTTGGGATGTAAGCAATGTCAAAAATTGGAAGCCGGGTTCATGATCTCGATATGCAGTAGCCAATGGTTGCACAACTGCGGGTAATACCATGCTGCAGTTGCATGTGGCAGCTGAAGAATGGGAACCTTTCCTGGTTCTCAAAACTCTGTGGCCCGATCCAGCAGGGCTGTTGGAGAAAATCGGAACCGGAGCAGCAGATGAGGAAGCATTCATCCTCAGGATACGGCTCTGGAACTGGGCAAGGTAGCAACCATTGAGCATAATGTATCTGCGGTAGGCACTAAGCTAGAACTTAAATCTATgacggtatatacagtatagaaaTGAATCAGCACAGAATGTTTTAGTTTCATCTATGCTATGTATCAGCAGGGCTGTATCTGCCTTGAGGTGAGTTGAGCATCTCGCCTCAGGTGTCATACTACAAAGTCCTtgaggggcagcttgtgccatGAAACGGCCATAACTTATACTGTCTAGCATTTTCTGCTACACAACCCTCGCCTCGTCTCTCTTTTCCGGTACTGGTGGCCCCATTGACCTCATGTCCTGCCCAATAGTCAACACAGATGTGGAATACAAGGCAGTCAGGACTGGGAACGCTGTATTTATTTGGTATGactattatatagaggtatacagcaCACTTTGCTGGTACTGGGCAGAATGTCTGAACGCAAGCCATTCTTATCTATAATTTTCAATGGTGGCAGGTGGGCGTCAGGCAAAGTTGCATTCAGCCCTGTGTAttggtttattaaaaaaaaattcctggcccACTAAAAGGCCATCAATGTCAAGTTTTCAGTCCTTACAGCGGGGTAAACAAGGCCAGACCTTGGCACAAAATGGCATGCAATCTCGTCGTATTCCTGTGTCGTACTTTTGAGCGTGGCTGTCATCCCTGCAAGATGCGGAATAGAAGACACACAAAAGCCCCGCATTGGATTGTCTATCACATGTCCTTCACAGTGTTCTTTTCAATTCAACACAGTTTAAAAGACACCATTATGTACAAACCGGGCGCACGCTGGAACCATCTCGTGTTCTTTTCTCTCACGTATCTTTCTGGTGACAGCCTGCTTGGCTATTTCTCCACACAGCTGAGTACTTTGTGAACTGGTTGACATGAATGACCACTTAGCGCTGCCACTAGTGCCCTTAAGTCATAAGGTGGACGGAATAGTTATACGGTGACTTTATGTCAACTTTTTAGCTAAAAGGCATAAAAATAAATcgctacttaaaggagtagtccagtactgaaaaacgtatcccctatcccaaggataggggataagtttcagatcgcggggggtctgaccgctggagcccccccgcgatcttctgtacagggccccTGCAGCCCgcggggcgtgttgaccactcaatacaactctatggcaataGAGTGTGGCGGTAtgagagggcgtggccatgatgtcatgctcACGGCCTCCGGCTGCGAGCGTTCTGAagtactgaagtacccctttaaatggtatggctatgtttacacaggcTAATGTCTGCATAGaaattctccatgtggacattgccCTGACAACCACATTGTCTATATCTTAAGGAATATCCTTTATAGTCCATTCTCTTTTGACAATGCTGTCTCATTCTTTGCTTGTTGCATCCTTACTGCTCACTAGTGACCACCCCTGACTACATTGGTCACCCCACTACAGTTCCATCAGTGCTCCTGCATAGTGAACAACAGTTCCACAAAATAGCCACAATGGCAGTAAGGGGGAGCACAGAAAGGCAGAGTATGAATGGGGTTTGTGCTTTCATGGGTGCTTGAGGGTAGTCCCAGGCTGTCCTCAGGGGCGGGGCTTAAATGCTCAAGGATCATGTTGGAATCCATGCTCCTGCCACTGACTTTTCCAGGAACTATAGGggagattccttctttcattttttagaggcctttaaaaaaaaagtgatctgattggttgctatgggaaactggacgACTTTTTTCTCTGCACTGGCTTTGATGAATTTCTCCCTATATGCCGGAAAATTGATCCCTTATTGGGGCTAAGGGTGGAAAACAGTGAGTTCTAAGACTCCATATCCCACTCCAGAAACAATGCCAGTCCTATCCATAGCTTGTGCCTGATATTGCAGCATGACTCCGCAAGTGAATGGAACTGAGATGTAGTACCAAACGGAACCTGTGGgctggtgtggcgctgttttgggAGGAAAGCAGTCATATTTTTTGTACAAATCTCTAATGAAAACAATATTTGATGTTAGGTAAGATGTATATCCATATTCTTACCAGGCAGTTGAAGTCTGAAAGGACATCAGTGTTGGACTAACAGTATCTCCTTTTAAGGTGTGTACAGCATGTGACATCTGAGACATCTGAGACATCTGTGACATCTGAGACTGAGTCTGTACTTGGGAAGGCTCTGGTACTGCTGCTttatcccattgcctctgtccttgtCTCATCCATTTCGCATGGATCCCCCACCTCGCAaggtacattttacaaatatcatAGTTCATTGCTGAATAATATAACAGATCTAGAATGAGCAGGATGACCACAAAGAATCCGTAGACCCAGACGCCAATGAGTGCGCTGTAGTTgctgaaaaaaaaatagacaaaaagtaTAGTGAATAAGACTTCAGGACAGCCCATTGGCTTCAATAACGTAATACTCCATTTAACCtgcgggggtgctgcagggaaatagCACACTTCCTGTTAGGTTTTGTAACATTAGATTACAGCTGATCAGAGGGTATTTTGGCTGCAGGACACCCTGTGATAGGTTTATCATCGGGGGGACACTTACAAAAAGGTGGTCCGAACTAGACAATCACAAAGTAGCACTTACAGTATGCCACACATTTACAACACATTTACTAATTCCCTTATCATACCTTGAATGCATATTTATTGGATATGCCAACACTTTGTGATAACAGGGGTCTGACCCCTGGAACCCCCACTAATGGTGAGAAcgagggggggggcaccccatTTTAGAAGATTCTGTCATTGGAATAGCATATAAAAATGTATCAGTGGCTGCGACTCTATCTGGTTAGGTCTGTGCCTTTAAGCCTTCGGTTCACAGATGCGGAAGGGAATAATAAAGCATGTTAACTTCACAATGCAGAATATATTCCTTCCTAATAGACGTGACTGACAGAAACTCCAAAGGGGTCATTACCGATGATTATAGCTCCGGCACCGAGGATTTCACAAAGGGAGATACATATTTAGAAGACCCCCGAGACAATAATTTCACGGTGGTGCGTGATGGTGCAGAAATCACTGACCATGAGGAATGTCACCTTTGTTCTTATGTATTAGGGAGAAATGTTATGTTAGGGATGGGACCATGATTATTGGAGGATGAAAACCAACGCAATATTGCCTGTGAATATAAAATGTGTAGGCAATACCTTTCCTTATGGATGTACCTGGGACCTGCCCTATGAACCAGACTGGGACCAGACAGGACCAGGCCCAACCATATATTGCATGTCTGACCAGTCTAAAGAGAAGGTGCCTTCATATGTCAACTCATATGAGCattggatatgagaacgggatataaggatgggacgtGAAGACAGCATATAAGGAAGGggcatgaggacaggatatgaggatgggatatgagaatgggatataaggacggggcatgaggacgggatatgagaacgggatatgaggacgggatatgagaatgggctatgagaacgggatatgaagacagcatATAAGGACAgggcatgaggacgggatatgaggacgggatatgaggtcaggatatgaggtcaggacatgaggatgggatatggggacgggctaggaagacagcatatgaggactggACATAAGGGCGGCATATGAGGACaagttatgaggatgggatatgaggacaggatatgaggatgggatatgaggacaggatatgaggatgggatatgagcatgggatacaaggacgggatatgaggatggcatatgaggatgggatatgagaactggatataaggacaaaatatgaggacgggatatgaggacaggatatgagaatgggatataaggacggggcaTGAGGACGgggcatgaggatgggatataaggacggggtatgaggacgggatatgagagtggaatatgagaacgggatatgaagacagcatATAAGGACGGggcatgaggacggaatatgaggacgggatatgaggtcaggatatgaggtcaggacataaggatgggatatggggacgggctaggaagacagcatatgaggacgggacataagGGCGGCATATGAGGAaaggttatgaggatgggatataaggacaggatatgaggacgggatatgaggacgggatatgaggatgagatatgagaactggatataaggacagaatatgaggactgggtataaggacagaatatgaggtcaggatatgaggatgaaagtGTCATTCTTGCCTTTCTTTCCCCACATGATTTAAGTAGGAAGACCAGGCATAGCCGGGTACTCTGCAAGTTCAGAATAAAtcactatacaaatatatatatatttttcaaataatataataaaactgTGTGATAATCCGGGAGGAAGCTTTCATGAAGGTCATATTTGCTGTGAATTACATATGCTGTGGGTCTGGCTAAAGGGATTGTAGAGGAAGCAGTTACACCTACACTCTGGTGCCTGAGGGAACTGAAAGGCCCCTCAGCCACAACATGATATAGAGTGATGCCACAGCATAAGAGAGTCCAGACGGATTCAAATAGAGTAAGACCATCTCCTTGAGAAAACCACCCCATGTCCAGACCAGATTTCCtgttacagatttttaggtgcccTAAATATGATGCATATTGACTTTCTTCTTGAGAAGACCGCCTCTCtagaagaccacttttcaatGCAACTTTGGGCAgtcgtcttaaaggggtactccagtgcaaaacaattttttaaaatcaactggtgtcagaaagttaaagagatttgtaaattacttctatttaaaaatctatgggagggggcgttgcggccgttacgccccctcccatagaaattaatggagggggcatggcgtgacgtctcttccccgtctcggaagcccggctgTTTCCGAAACTTctgacgcagctacgcatagaatgcggactGCTGCAGggatatcgtggggggtcccagcggcgggcctccagcgatcagacatcttatcccttatcctttcgataggggataagatgtttttgcccaaaatacccctttaatccttcctgtacttatcaactgctgtatgctacagaggaagttcttttctttttgaatttcttttctgtttgaccacagtgctctctgctgacacctctgtccatgtcagggactgtcgagagcaggagcaaatccccatagcaaacctatccagctctgaacagttcctgacacggatagaggtggcagcagagagcactgtgatcagattacaaagaactacacaacttcctctgtagcctacagcagctgataagtactggaaggattaagatttttaatcttAATCtgatggaaccagttgatttaaagggaaccaatcatcagattttaccctatataacgcttggcaaagcgttatatagggtaaaatctttattttcaccattcccgggggacgctcctgcccccagggatggtgaagatatgaagttgtaaactagtcaccgccgccgccgtaagtagtcacctgggcggggagctcttctcatctactcccgttcttcggccgggagcgacgccccctccgcttgattgatgggctgcGTCATTGTTCCACTCACTGAATAGacagagcagagtgatgacgcggcccgtcaatcaagcggagggggcgtcgctgccggccgaagaacgggagtaga is drawn from Hyla sarda isolate aHylSar1 chromosome 4, aHylSar1.hap1, whole genome shotgun sequence and contains these coding sequences:
- the SHISAL1 gene encoding protein shisa-like-1 isoform X3, whose translation is MTSWAHRYLNGLILFLLVMSSKASSAHFRVCEPYTDHKGRYHFGFHCPRLSDNKSYVLCCHHNNTVFKYCCNETEFQNVMQMNLTLGANGYMHNNYSALIGVWVYGFFVVILLILDLLYYSAMNYDICKMYLARWGIHAKWMRQGQRQWDKAAVPEPSQVQTQSQMSQMSQMSQMSHAVHTLKGDTVSPTLMSFQTSTAW
- the SHISAL1 gene encoding protein shisa-like-1 isoform X1; this encodes MTSWAHRYLNGLILFLLVMSSKGKSPSSAHFRVCEPYTDHKGRYHFGFHCPRLSDNKSYVLCCHHNNTVFKYCCNETEFQNVMQMNLTLGANGYMHNNYSALIGVWVYGFFVVILLILDLLYYSAMNYDICKMYLARWGIHAKWMRQGQRQWDKAAVPEPSQVQTQSQMSQMSQMSQMSHAVHTLKGDTVSPTLMSFQTSTAW
- the SHISAL1 gene encoding protein shisa-like-1 isoform X2; protein product: MTSWAHRYLNGLILFLLVMSSKGKSPSSAHFRVCEPYTDHKGRYHFGFHCPRLSDNKSYVLCCHHNNTVFKYCCNETEFQNVMQMNLTLGANGYMHNNYSALIGVWVYGFFVVILLILDLLYYSAMNYDICKMYLARWGIHAKWMRQGQRQWDKAAVPEPSQVQTQSQMSQMSQMSQMSHAVHTLKGDTVSPTLMSFQTSTA